Proteins from one Podospora pseudocomata strain CBS 415.72m chromosome 4, whole genome shotgun sequence genomic window:
- a CDS encoding hypothetical protein (EggNog:ENOG503PUIJ) — translation MGPKGAGRKTTPLPTPTWNFAKVASEVEESGNTTNSPLKYHTGGIDDVKHDLLALKKGEVYSRDEFYNRVKAWYKAEIDRVLLLEDHKRARGENPGTRVYCGLSEPDGVDCLLPPRSSTDKVQAPTRVQPSRAAKRKVAPTTAAPATKKRATGRKKKEDQLQYFPLVGGDYELDSYDRERAIVRCDGFFKNAPDNDVSIFILRVSRYIASETALIHTSGYIRRRKAGNLRCALDSALKRKKYKLPKESKFQSAAVVLPHEDWVDEDQWGPRLPPFPNAGKTYLVEEFLEASKSTAGSPVPEAEMETSPTLGKWPSSGETRGGSWRRKSVDLRLWCPTEEVGQAREKREKELKSNPKRAILEKLERDCTVG, via the exons ATGGGTCCTAAAGGAGCAGGAAGAAAAACGACGCCTCTTCCCACGCCAACATGGAATTTCGCCAAGGTTGCCAGCGAGGTCGAAGAGTCGGGCAACACCACGAACTCGCCTCTCAAGTACCACACTGGCGGTATAGATGACGTGAAACACGACTTGCTCGCCCTTAAGAAGGGCGAGGTATACTCACGAGACGAGTTCTACAACCGAGTCAAGGCCTGGTATAAGGCGGAGATCGACCGTGTCCTCTTGCTGGAAGACCACAAGAGG GCGCGCGGAGAAAATCCCGGGACAAGAGTCTATTGCGGTCTCTCAGAACCAGACGGCGTAGACTGTCTGCTACCTCCACGCTCGAGCACAGATAAAGTTCAAGCCCCAACGCGAGTCCAACCCTCCAGGGCAGCAAAGCGCAAAGTAGCTCCTACTACCGCTGCCCCAGCCACCAAGAAGCGAGCCACTGGccgaaagaaaaaggaggaccAGTTACAGTACTTCCccttggtgggaggtgatTACGAACTTGACTCGTACGATCG GGAGCGCGCCATCGTCCGCTGTGATGGATTCTTCAAAAACGCCCCCGACAACGACGtatccatcttcatcctccgcgTCTCGCGCTACATCGCCAGCGAAACCGCCCTGATCCACACGAGCGGCTACATCCGCAGGCGAAAGGCAGGGAATCTCCGCTGCGCCTTGGACTCCGCTCTCAAGAGAAAAAAGTACAAGTTGCCAAAAGAGAGCAAATTTCAATccgcggcggtggtgctcCCTCACGAGGACTGGGTTGACGAGGACCAGTGGGGGCCACGTCTCCCACCTTTCCCAAATGCAGGGAAGACCTACCTCGTGGAAGAGTTCTTGGAGGCCAGTAAGTCCACCGCTGGAAGTCCGGTCCCggaggccgagatggagacTAGTCCTACACTGGGGAAGTGGCCGTCTTCTGGTGAGACGCGTGGAggcagctggagaaggaaaTCTGTAGACCTTAGGTTGTGGTGTCCGACCGAAGAGGTTGGTCAagcgagggagaagagggagaaggagctgaagAGTAATCCGAAGAGGGCGATattggagaagctggagagggaTTGCACGGTGGGT TGA